A genomic window from Tolypothrix sp. PCC 7910 includes:
- a CDS encoding zinc-dependent alcohol dehydrogenase family protein, with the protein MKAVLMTAAGSPEVLQVQEITNPGVPVGDTELLVRLVAAGINPIDTKLRQRGTFYPEQMPAVLGCDGAGVVEAVGAAVQRFRPGDAVYFCYGGLGAHQGNYAEYTVVDERFVAHKPNSISFAEAAAAPLVLITAWEALYERGRLEPKENVLIHAGAGGVGHVAIQLAKLKGANVATTVSSQDKANFVKELGADEVIFYKQTDFVQAALDWTNGEGVDLAFDTVGGETFGKTFPAVRIYGDIVTILEPDPKTVWKVARNRNLRIGLELMLTPMVQGLVESLQHHAEILEQCATWIDQGKLKIHVSHKLPLEEAAKAHQLLENGSITGKIVLLISDE; encoded by the coding sequence ATGAAAGCAGTCTTAATGACAGCCGCAGGTAGCCCTGAAGTACTACAAGTACAGGAAATTACCAATCCTGGTGTTCCTGTAGGAGATACGGAACTTTTAGTACGTTTGGTAGCAGCTGGTATAAATCCCATCGATACAAAACTTCGTCAACGAGGTACTTTCTACCCCGAACAAATGCCTGCTGTTTTAGGATGTGATGGTGCAGGTGTAGTGGAAGCGGTAGGTGCTGCAGTACAGCGCTTTCGCCCAGGTGATGCGGTGTATTTTTGCTATGGCGGCTTAGGCGCACACCAAGGCAATTATGCTGAATATACTGTTGTCGATGAGCGTTTTGTTGCCCATAAACCGAATTCTATATCCTTTGCCGAAGCAGCCGCCGCACCTTTGGTATTGATTACCGCTTGGGAAGCTTTATATGAAAGGGGACGGCTAGAACCCAAGGAAAATGTTTTAATTCATGCGGGTGCTGGTGGAGTTGGTCATGTGGCAATTCAACTAGCTAAACTTAAAGGTGCGAATGTTGCTACCACAGTCAGTTCTCAAGATAAGGCGAACTTTGTCAAAGAACTGGGTGCTGATGAAGTCATTTTTTACAAACAAACTGACTTTGTGCAAGCCGCTTTAGATTGGACGAATGGCGAAGGGGTAGACTTGGCTTTTGACACTGTCGGTGGCGAAACCTTTGGTAAAACTTTCCCCGCCGTGCGAATTTATGGCGATATTGTGACAATTTTGGAACCCGATCCCAAAACTGTTTGGAAAGTTGCACGAAATCGCAACCTCCGCATCGGTTTGGAATTGATGTTAACACCGATGGTTCAAGGCCTAGTAGAAAGTCTTCAGCACCATGCAGAAATTCTCGAACAATGTGCCACTTGGATTGATCAAGGGAAGTTAAAAATCCATGTTAGCCACAAATTGCCTTTAGAAGAAGCAGCGAAAGCTCACCAATTACTTGAAAATGGTTCTATCACAGGTAAAATTGTTCTGCTGATTAGCGATGAATAA
- a CDS encoding WGxxGxxG-CTERM domain-containing protein: MRRWNLSKVVLAGVFALSFTAVPLSMSASAQSGSSGGGSSSGGSAGTGTGTGTGTTGSGSGLGTSGSGTTGSGSGLGTSGSGTTGSGSGLGTSGSGTTGSGSGLGTSGSGTTGSGSGLGTSGSGTTGSGSGLGTSGSGTTGSGSGLGTSGSGTTGSGSGLGTSGSGTTGTTGTGSTGSGINSTGTGTGTTGTGSTGTGSTGAGTTGTGTATDGTGTTGLGTDGTGTTGTDSTGTGTTSTGTTTNPSLRGTSDVRGDRGSSNWGWLGLLGLAGLAGLARKREKPKAYPDPNQVTGSGSSTRY; the protein is encoded by the coding sequence ATGAGGCGTTGGAATTTATCTAAAGTTGTTTTGGCTGGTGTGTTTGCTCTCAGTTTTACTGCTGTACCCTTAAGTATGTCTGCTTCAGCCCAAAGTGGCTCTTCTGGTGGTGGCAGTTCTTCAGGTGGTAGCGCAGGTACAGGTACAGGTACTGGCACAGGCACTACAGGTAGTGGTTCTGGTTTAGGTACTTCCGGTTCTGGCACCACAGGTAGCGGTTCTGGTTTAGGTACTTCCGGTTCTGGCACTACAGGTAGTGGTTCTGGTTTAGGTACTTCCGGTTCTGGCACTACAGGTAGCGGTTCTGGTTTAGGTACTTCCGGTTCTGGCACTACAGGTAGTGGTTCTGGTTTAGGTACTTCCGGTTCTGGCACTACAGGTAGCGGTTCTGGTTTAGGTACTTCCGGTTCTGGCACTACAGGTAGTGGTTCTGGTTTAGGTACTTCCGGTTCTGGCACTACAGGTAGTGGTTCTGGTTTAGGTACTTCCGGTTCTGGCACCACAGGCACAACAGGTACAGGTTCCACAGGTAGCGGCATTAATAGCACAGGAACTGGCACAGGCACAACAGGTACAGGTTCTACGGGTACTGGTAGTACAGGTGCTGGCACTACGGGAACTGGTACAGCGACTGACGGTACAGGTACTACAGGTCTTGGCACTGATGGCACAGGTACCACAGGTACGGATAGTACAGGTACAGGAACTACAAGCACAGGTACCACAACCAACCCGTCATTACGAGGAACTAGCGATGTCAGAGGCGATCGCGGTAGTTCTAATTGGGGTTGGTTAGGTTTACTTGGTTTAGCTGGTTTAGCTGGTTTAGCTCGTAAGCGCGAAAAACCCAAAGCTTACCCAGATCCTAATCAAGTCACAGGTTCTGGTTCCTCAACAAGATATTAA
- a CDS encoding pentapeptide repeat-containing protein: protein MVIDLRPENASFRDVFYQLLRKELQKTGAKPLGLDLSYSLIQGDFMGSELGLRTPLYAQEIAPIFTRTEQEQLENLRLVCLQSLAVSLPNAKDCRSLLGTQPDTSSEITVFRGSLTLVNTRFNGEVWFPNIFFLQSVDAQGATFIQPTNWIETRFSRAVSFTGATFRQLNNFQGSIFFNKANFKQTQFQEAVDFQNSIFEDIANFTQANFKQLAKFSNVQWLGNADFSDVHFFNQAQFTKANFDQFLLLTAATFDQAVIFREAQFDQPVSLQGASILNLADFSDANFAKAAFLGVSGLTFNSNQAKILGNSGEIGKRFCVTTLQGNQNVLRNLGQNFRQQQQIADANQLEFTKQRLRMMELTRRLVGTNINSATVTRLNKLGFSATQAEAIAQRRQVKPFRNSSELLTLADIDLETYSQLRDRLIVSEPLSIGVWLLQAWSWLALSVLLLLSGYGTNIWLVFGVGGVAIAFFGLLFWLVDRYRRLRPVPIIPTYYETISILISFSCLEFLSLLAIFRSAEQPWLTLGCLLIIIVPIPIILLIRLYQQGRYHDLLEVSYFTEDGTFRQLRLLIGRLPVIPRNPTFRERYMHLLWDRRWNWLNYYDFSLNNLVRLGFNDIRMRDEHLPSIIATLGWYEWSLGLLYITLVLWTLSRTIPGLNLLIYLK, encoded by the coding sequence ATGGTGATTGATTTACGCCCAGAAAATGCCAGCTTCCGCGATGTTTTTTATCAATTACTGCGTAAAGAATTACAAAAAACTGGCGCGAAACCTTTGGGTTTAGATCTGAGCTATTCTCTCATTCAAGGGGATTTTATGGGTAGCGAGTTGGGTTTAAGAACTCCCCTTTACGCCCAGGAAATCGCCCCAATTTTTACCCGAACTGAACAAGAGCAATTAGAAAATTTGCGCCTTGTTTGCTTACAATCATTAGCAGTTTCCTTACCTAACGCTAAAGACTGCCGATCGCTATTAGGAACGCAGCCAGATACATCTAGTGAAATTACTGTATTCCGTGGCTCTTTGACACTCGTAAACACTCGCTTTAATGGCGAAGTATGGTTTCCTAATATTTTCTTTCTGCAGTCTGTAGATGCCCAAGGCGCAACATTTATTCAGCCTACCAACTGGATAGAAACCAGATTTAGCCGTGCTGTCAGCTTTACTGGTGCTACCTTTCGGCAATTAAATAACTTTCAAGGCAGTATTTTTTTTAACAAGGCCAATTTTAAACAAACTCAATTTCAGGAAGCTGTTGACTTTCAAAACAGCATCTTTGAAGATATCGCCAACTTTACTCAGGCGAATTTTAAGCAGTTGGCTAAATTTAGTAATGTGCAATGGTTAGGAAATGCTGATTTTTCCGATGTGCATTTTTTCAATCAAGCACAATTCACTAAAGCTAATTTCGATCAGTTTTTGTTGTTGACAGCAGCGACTTTTGATCAAGCTGTAATTTTTCGTGAAGCGCAGTTCGATCAACCTGTGAGTCTTCAAGGCGCTAGCATTCTCAACCTAGCAGATTTCAGCGATGCTAACTTTGCCAAAGCAGCTTTTTTAGGCGTATCTGGTCTCACGTTTAATTCAAATCAAGCGAAAATATTAGGTAATTCTGGGGAAATTGGTAAGAGATTTTGCGTCACTACCCTGCAAGGAAATCAAAATGTCTTGCGTAATTTGGGGCAAAATTTTCGTCAGCAACAGCAAATAGCCGATGCAAATCAGCTGGAGTTTACGAAACAGCGATTGCGAATGATGGAGTTAACTCGGCGTTTGGTAGGGACAAATATTAATAGTGCTACCGTCACCAGGTTGAATAAACTGGGTTTTTCTGCAACTCAAGCAGAAGCGATCGCACAACGTCGTCAAGTAAAACCATTCCGCAATAGCAGCGAATTACTAACTTTAGCAGATATTGATTTAGAAACCTACAGCCAATTGCGCGATCGCCTAATTGTCAGCGAACCTTTATCAATCGGTGTGTGGTTACTCCAAGCTTGGAGTTGGCTAGCGTTGAGTGTACTGCTGTTATTGAGTGGCTATGGTACAAATATTTGGCTGGTTTTTGGCGTTGGTGGTGTGGCGATCGCTTTTTTTGGCTTACTATTTTGGCTAGTGGATCGCTATCGCCGTTTGCGTCCCGTGCCAATTATTCCCACCTATTATGAAACCATATCTATATTGATTAGTTTTAGCTGCTTAGAATTTTTGAGTTTATTAGCCATTTTCCGCAGCGCAGAACAACCTTGGCTAACGCTGGGGTGTTTGCTGATTATTATTGTCCCCATACCCATAATTTTATTAATTAGACTTTACCAGCAAGGTCGTTATCACGATTTATTAGAAGTGTCCTACTTCACAGAAGACGGTACCTTTCGCCAGCTACGATTACTCATTGGACGCTTACCTGTAATTCCCCGAAATCCTACCTTTCGCGAACGCTATATGCATCTTTTGTGGGATCGACGTTGGAACTGGCTGAATTACTACGACTTTAGCCTGAATAACTTAGTCAGGTTAGGATTTAACGATATTCGGATGCGAGATGAACATCTGCCCAGCATTATCGCCACATTAGGCTGGTATGAATGGAGTCTAGGTTTACTATATATCACCTTAGTTCTGTGGACACTCTCTCGTACCATCCCTGGATTAAATTTGCTGATCTATCTCAAGTGA
- a CDS encoding serine/threonine-protein kinase, which yields MSYCLNPSCDKPINPQDTNFCQGCGTKLTPLLRNRYRIIQPLGGGGFGRTFLAEDEDKLKENCVVKQLSPQVKGTNALRKATELFQEEARRLQQLGEHPQIPTLYAYFGEDSYLYLVQQFIQGQSLRQELKLQGTFNEAKIWQLLGELLPVLNFVHENQVIHRDIKPDNIMRRSPQSQSAAGNLVLIDFGVSKQLTATSIEHTGTSIGSYGYAPMEQMKYGLASPASDLFSLGVTCFSLLTGIQPSHLYMEAGYNWVKSWREHLKYPISAQLEQILDKLLQKEIEHRYQSANAVLQDLPQQPQPGTFLQDRAGKAKVSGFSLKPSIHLKNTLISKIHLPYQLLMGSAILLVGFAGYAYWQSLPLTGHRGEVNTLAFSPISPSSTSQSKQTNVAILPLQQVATGQEGILASGSDDQTVKIWNLQKKQVIRTLKADSGWVYAVAVTPDSQTAIAGYQNKTIKIWNLNTGETIRTLQGHQGLVNSVAISPDGQTLVSGSYDKTIKLWNLHTGKEIRTLNGHTREVLAVAISPNGEKIASASADRTIKIWQLKTGKEIHTLQGHSLDVNALAISPNGQLLASASDDKTIKLWNLNTGKHIRTFERHTADVNAIAFSPNGEYLASASDDKTVKVWQKTTGEVIQTFTGHTAEVYAVAFSPNGKTLVSGSKDKTIKIWQLP from the coding sequence ATGAGCTACTGCCTCAATCCCAGTTGTGATAAACCTATAAACCCACAGGACACCAATTTTTGTCAAGGTTGTGGGACAAAATTGACACCACTATTACGGAATCGCTATCGCATTATTCAACCACTGGGAGGCGGTGGATTTGGTAGGACTTTTTTAGCGGAAGATGAAGATAAGCTAAAAGAAAATTGCGTGGTGAAGCAGCTATCACCGCAAGTAAAAGGAACTAATGCGCTGCGTAAAGCTACTGAACTTTTTCAGGAAGAAGCACGGCGTTTGCAGCAGCTAGGAGAACATCCCCAAATTCCCACTTTGTATGCTTACTTTGGTGAAGATAGCTACCTTTACTTAGTACAGCAGTTTATCCAAGGACAAAGTTTACGACAGGAACTAAAACTGCAAGGAACTTTTAACGAAGCAAAAATTTGGCAACTTTTAGGTGAATTATTACCTGTACTCAATTTTGTTCACGAAAATCAGGTAATTCATCGCGATATTAAGCCCGATAATATTATGCGTCGTTCCCCCCAGTCTCAAAGTGCAGCGGGGAATTTAGTGTTGATTGATTTTGGTGTATCTAAGCAATTAACAGCCACCTCGATAGAACACACAGGTACTAGCATTGGTTCTTATGGTTACGCGCCAATGGAACAAATGAAGTATGGCTTGGCCTCACCAGCTAGCGATTTATTCAGTTTGGGAGTAACTTGCTTTTCTCTGTTAACGGGAATTCAGCCATCGCATCTGTATATGGAAGCAGGATATAACTGGGTGAAAAGTTGGCGAGAACATCTGAAATATCCCATATCTGCACAATTAGAACAGATATTAGACAAGTTATTGCAAAAAGAAATTGAGCATCGCTACCAATCAGCAAATGCAGTTTTGCAAGATTTACCACAGCAACCGCAACCAGGAACTTTTCTCCAGGATCGTGCTGGTAAAGCGAAAGTTTCAGGGTTTAGCCTCAAACCTTCAATTCATCTAAAAAACACACTGATCAGCAAAATCCACCTACCATATCAACTACTAATGGGGAGTGCAATTTTACTAGTAGGGTTCGCAGGATATGCATATTGGCAAAGTTTACCCCTGACTGGACATCGGGGCGAAGTGAATACCCTTGCTTTTAGCCCAATTTCCCCGTCTTCTACTTCCCAAAGTAAACAAACAAATGTGGCAATTCTACCACTGCAGCAAGTAGCTACAGGGCAAGAGGGAATCTTAGCTAGTGGTAGCGACGATCAGACTGTTAAAATCTGGAATCTGCAGAAAAAACAGGTAATTCGCACCCTTAAAGCAGATTCTGGTTGGGTTTATGCTGTAGCGGTGACTCCAGATAGCCAAACTGCGATCGCAGGTTATCAAAACAAAACTATTAAAATCTGGAATCTCAACACTGGTGAGACAATTCGCACTCTCCAAGGACATCAAGGTTTAGTCAATTCTGTAGCCATTAGCCCAGATGGTCAAACTTTAGTGAGTGGCAGTTACGATAAAACTATTAAACTTTGGAATCTGCATACAGGTAAAGAAATTCGCACCCTCAATGGGCATACAAGAGAAGTTTTAGCTGTTGCTATCAGCCCCAATGGTGAGAAAATTGCTAGTGCTAGTGCCGATAGAACTATCAAAATTTGGCAGCTAAAAACAGGTAAAGAAATACATACTCTTCAAGGACATTCTCTCGATGTTAATGCCTTAGCCATCAGTCCCAATGGCCAGTTATTAGCCAGCGCCAGCGATGATAAAACTATCAAACTCTGGAACCTGAACACAGGTAAGCATATCCGTACCTTTGAAAGACATACAGCTGATGTCAATGCGATCGCTTTTAGTCCCAATGGTGAGTATCTTGCTAGCGCTAGTGATGACAAAACTGTCAAAGTCTGGCAGAAAACTACAGGAGAAGTAATCCAGACTTTTACAGGACATACAGCCGAAGTTTATGCTGTGGCTTTTAGTCCTAATGGCAAAACTTTAGTAAGCGGTAGCAAAGATAAGACTATCAAAATTTGGCAACTACCTTAG
- a CDS encoding NB-ARC domain-containing protein yields MDPISATIGFIVGLIGFIASTVQVLDYIDKRRERQLAVESVETPRPIPQLKPQTAHRVDWGEAVDVLVFYGRAEEITKLTQWVVQERCRIVALLGMGGIGKTSLAIKLVQQIQDQFDYVIWRSLQNAPPIQEILAELIKFLSHQQQIDIPKDSGDCISLLIEYLRSSRCLLILDNAESIFQTGALAYREGYEAYGELLRRIGGTSHQSCLILTSREKPPEIATSAGENLPIRALQLTGLKAVDGEEIFHTQGLLGTNAEQIQLIEFYKGHPLALKIISTTIKELFDGIIADFLAQDTVVFGGIRELLNQQFHRLSELETEVMFWLAINREPVGIAELREDIVALPSQSNLMEALQSLARRSLIEKSNALFTLQPVVMEYLSDRLIAEVSENLISGDITFANRYALIKATAKDYIREAQIILIVKPIAEKLLDRLGTQTKIETQLNKIIAALQLKSPQQPGYIGGNILNFLCYLQTELSNYDFSDITLWQAYLKGKNLQQLKLVNAALSRSVFTDILATIFSVAFSPNGKILATGDANGEIRLWQIDDGQQILICKGHTGFVRSVAFSPDGLILASASVDKTVKLWSITNGKCIQTLQGHSDRIESLAVSPDGKLLVTGSVDKTLRIWSVNDGQCLQVLEGHTHHIWSVAFSPDSQTFASGSFDQTVRLWSVSGGRCLQVFQGHTDGLRSVAFSPDGKMLASGSHDETVRLWSLSDGQCLQVLEGHSDRVLSVAFSPDSQTVASGSYDQTVRLWSVNDGQCYQILQGHSDRVWSVAFSPDGKILASGGYDQTVRLWSVSDGHCLKVFQGYINGVESVAFSPDGKTLASGSFDQKVRFWTISNNECHCRKTFNGHTQRVRSVAFSPNGEILASSSHDRTIRLWSVKNCEFLKVLTEHTHRIGSIAFSPNGEILASGNYDSTIRLWSIRNGKCLQVLHENTNQVWSVAFSPDGQILASAGYDLTIRLWSVNDGKLLKILQGHTGPVGPVTFSPDGRILASGGNDQAVRLWSINDGKCLQVLLGHTNWIWSVAFSPDGQTLASSGDDQTIKLWSVNDGKCIHTLQGHINRVWSVAFHPDGQTLVSGSEDGTIKLWNVNTGECFHSLRVERPYEGMNITGVTGLTQAQKATLKALGAVEK; encoded by the coding sequence ATGGATCCTATCTCCGCTACAATCGGCTTTATTGTGGGCTTAATTGGCTTTATTGCTAGCACCGTGCAAGTTCTAGATTACATAGACAAACGCCGAGAAAGGCAGCTAGCAGTGGAATCGGTAGAGACTCCACGCCCAATTCCTCAGCTAAAGCCTCAAACTGCACATCGCGTAGACTGGGGTGAGGCGGTTGATGTATTAGTTTTTTATGGACGTGCTGAAGAAATTACCAAGCTAACACAGTGGGTTGTGCAAGAACGCTGTCGTATAGTGGCGCTTTTGGGAATGGGAGGAATTGGCAAAACTTCTCTAGCTATTAAGCTGGTACAGCAGATTCAGGATCAGTTTGACTATGTAATTTGGCGTAGTCTTCAGAATGCGCCACCCATCCAAGAAATTTTGGCGGAGTTGATCAAGTTTCTCTCGCATCAGCAACAGATTGATATACCCAAAGATAGTGGGGATTGCATTTCTCTACTAATTGAGTATTTGCGTTCATCACGCTGTTTACTAATACTAGATAATGCCGAATCAATTTTTCAAACTGGTGCTTTAGCATATCGCGAAGGTTATGAGGCTTATGGTGAATTACTCAGGCGTATTGGTGGCACATCTCATCAAAGCTGTTTAATTTTAACTAGTCGAGAAAAACCTCCAGAAATTGCCACCTCAGCCGGAGAAAATTTGCCAATACGTGCTTTGCAATTAACTGGCTTAAAAGCAGTAGATGGCGAAGAAATTTTTCATACTCAGGGGCTTTTAGGTACAAATGCAGAACAAATTCAACTGATAGAATTTTATAAAGGTCATCCTCTAGCGTTAAAAATAATTTCTACTACAATTAAAGAACTATTTGATGGTATAATTGCTGATTTTTTAGCACAAGATACTGTAGTTTTTGGGGGAATTAGGGAGCTTTTAAACCAGCAATTTCATCGCCTGTCAGAGTTAGAAACAGAGGTAATGTTTTGGCTGGCAATAAATCGCGAACCTGTAGGAATTGCCGAATTACGGGAGGATATAGTTGCATTACCATCACAATCAAATTTGATGGAAGCCTTGCAGTCATTAGCTAGACGTTCGCTGATTGAGAAAAGTAATGCTCTATTTACCCTGCAACCTGTGGTGATGGAATATTTAAGCGATCGCCTAATTGCAGAAGTTTCTGAAAATCTTATTAGTGGAGACATTACTTTTGCGAACCGCTATGCTCTAATTAAGGCAACAGCTAAAGATTATATCCGAGAAGCACAAATTATATTGATTGTTAAGCCTATAGCTGAAAAACTACTCGATAGACTAGGAACTCAGACAAAAATTGAAACTCAGCTAAATAAAATTATCGCGGCATTACAGTTAAAATCTCCCCAGCAACCAGGATATATAGGTGGTAATATTTTAAATTTTCTTTGCTACTTGCAAACAGAATTAAGCAATTATGATTTTTCTGATATTACACTTTGGCAGGCATACCTGAAAGGAAAGAATTTACAACAATTAAAATTAGTAAATGCTGCCTTGTCGCGTTCAGTTTTTACTGATATTTTGGCTACCATTTTCTCTGTCGCCTTCAGTCCCAATGGCAAAATTCTCGCTACAGGTGATGCGAATGGCGAAATCCGCTTATGGCAAATAGATGATGGGCAACAAATTTTAATTTGTAAAGGTCATACAGGATTTGTGAGGTCAGTCGCCTTTAGTCCAGATGGTCTAATTTTAGCTAGTGCTAGTGTAGATAAAACAGTTAAACTATGGTCAATCACTAATGGTAAATGCATCCAAACTTTACAAGGACATAGCGATCGCATAGAGTCATTAGCAGTCAGTCCAGATGGTAAATTGTTAGTTACGGGCAGTGTTGACAAGACTTTGAGAATCTGGTCAGTTAATGATGGTCAATGCTTGCAAGTTCTAGAGGGACATACTCATCACATTTGGTCAGTCGCTTTTAGTCCCGATAGCCAAACTTTTGCTAGTGGTAGTTTTGACCAAACCGTGAGACTTTGGTCAGTTAGCGGCGGTCGATGTTTACAAGTTTTCCAGGGACATACTGATGGTTTGCGGTCAGTAGCATTTAGCCCTGATGGTAAAATGCTTGCTAGTGGCAGTCATGATGAAACAGTCAGATTATGGTCGCTGAGTGATGGTCAATGCTTGCAAGTTCTAGAGGGACATAGCGATAGAGTTTTGTCAGTCGCCTTTAGTCCTGATAGCCAAACTGTTGCTAGTGGTAGTTATGACCAAACTGTGAGACTTTGGTCAGTTAATGACGGTCAATGCTACCAAATTCTGCAAGGACATAGCGATCGCGTTTGGTCAGTAGCATTTAGTCCAGATGGTAAAATTCTCGCTAGTGGTGGTTATGACCAAACTGTGAGACTGTGGTCAGTTAGTGATGGTCATTGCCTCAAGGTTTTTCAAGGCTACATCAATGGTGTCGAGTCAGTAGCCTTCAGCCCCGATGGTAAAACTTTAGCCAGTGGTAGTTTCGACCAAAAAGTCAGGTTTTGGACAATCAGTAATAATGAATGCCACTGTCGCAAAACTTTTAATGGACATACTCAGCGAGTCAGGTCAGTTGCTTTCAGCCCTAATGGAGAGATTTTAGCTAGCAGCAGCCATGATCGCACAATCAGGTTATGGTCGGTGAAAAATTGCGAGTTTCTCAAAGTTTTAACGGAACATACTCATAGAATAGGGTCAATCGCATTTAGTCCTAATGGCGAAATCTTAGCCAGCGGTAATTACGACAGCACAATCAGGCTATGGTCTATTCGCAATGGTAAGTGTCTACAAGTATTGCACGAAAATACTAATCAGGTATGGTCTGTAGCATTTAGCCCGGATGGGCAAATTTTAGCTAGTGCTGGTTATGACCTAACAATCAGGTTATGGTCAGTCAACGATGGTAAACTACTCAAAATTTTACAGGGACATACAGGCCCAGTTGGGCCAGTAACATTCAGCCCAGATGGGCGAATTTTAGCTAGTGGTGGTAATGACCAAGCTGTCAGACTGTGGTCAATTAACGACGGTAAATGCTTGCAAGTTCTCCTAGGGCATACAAATTGGATTTGGTCAGTTGCGTTTAGTCCAGATGGACAAACCTTAGCCAGCAGTGGCGATGACCAAACAATCAAACTATGGTCAGTCAATGATGGCAAATGTATCCATACATTACAAGGACATATTAATAGAGTTTGGTCAGTCGCATTTCATCCCGATGGACAAACCTTAGTTAGTGGTAGCGAAGATGGCACAATTAAATTATGGAATGTCAACACAGGTGAGTGTTTCCATAGTCTCAGAGTAGAAAGGCCTTATGAAGGTATGAATATCACTGGAGTTACAGGTTTAACCCAAGCGCAGAAAGCTACACTCAAAGCCCTAGGTGCAGTGGAGAAGTGA
- the ilvN gene encoding acetolactate synthase small subunit: MKHTLSVLVEDEAGVLSRISSLFARRGFNIESLAVGPAEQGGVSRITMVVPGDDRVIEQLTKQLYKLVNVLKVQDITETPCVERELMLIKVNATSSNRSEVIELSQIFRARVVDVAEDSLTLEVVGDPGKIVAIVQVLQKFGLREIARTGKIALTRESGVNTELLKSLEAKVS; encoded by the coding sequence ATGAAACATACCCTTTCAGTTTTGGTAGAAGATGAGGCGGGGGTTCTATCCCGCATTTCGAGTTTATTTGCTCGTCGCGGCTTTAATATCGAAAGCTTGGCTGTTGGGCCAGCTGAGCAGGGAGGAGTATCCCGAATTACGATGGTTGTACCTGGTGACGATCGCGTGATCGAACAACTCACCAAACAACTCTATAAGCTAGTTAATGTTCTCAAGGTGCAGGACATTACCGAAACTCCTTGCGTAGAAAGAGAATTGATGCTGATTAAGGTTAATGCTACTAGCAGCAACCGCTCAGAAGTCATCGAACTATCTCAGATTTTCCGAGCGCGAGTGGTAGATGTCGCAGAAGATTCTCTCACGCTAGAAGTAGTAGGCGATCCCGGTAAAATAGTGGCGATTGTCCAAGTGCTACAAAAATTTGGGCTGAGGGAAATCGCCCGGACTGGCAAAATTGCACTGACCCGTGAATCTGGTGTGAATACTGAATTGCTTAAGTCTTTGGAAGCAAAGGTGAGTTAG
- a CDS encoding SDR family NAD(P)-dependent oxidoreductase, which translates to MLAETPGTVVITGASTGIGEASALLLDKLGFCVFAGVRQKIDAEKLKAKASPRLTPIFLDVTDNNAIALAVETVSKASNGKLAGLVNNAGIAIPGPLELLPLAEFEHQMRVNVTGQLAVTQAFLGLLRQAQGRIVNMGSICGKSAAPFLGAYNASKFALEAITDVMRLELRPWGISVSIIRPGTIATPIWDKSLTQADIDRDNLPESAQHLYGQAMNSVRKQVGIMASKGIAADLVAQAVVHALTAKQPKTSYLVGQDAKIASLLKYFLPDKVYDRLVLASMGL; encoded by the coding sequence ATGCTGGCAGAAACTCCAGGTACAGTAGTAATTACAGGCGCATCCACAGGGATTGGCGAAGCGTCTGCTTTACTGTTAGATAAATTAGGCTTTTGTGTGTTTGCTGGTGTGCGTCAAAAAATTGATGCTGAAAAACTTAAAGCTAAAGCCTCACCCAGACTCACCCCGATTTTTTTAGATGTTACAGATAATAATGCGATCGCATTAGCAGTTGAAACAGTCAGCAAAGCCAGCAATGGAAAGCTGGCTGGTTTAGTCAATAATGCGGGAATTGCCATTCCTGGCCCTTTAGAACTGCTCCCACTTGCCGAATTTGAACATCAAATGCGAGTTAATGTCACCGGACAACTTGCAGTCACACAAGCATTTCTTGGTTTATTGCGCCAAGCTCAGGGTCGAATTGTCAATATGGGTTCTATTTGTGGTAAAAGTGCGGCGCCCTTTCTCGGTGCTTATAATGCTTCCAAATTCGCCCTAGAAGCAATTACCGATGTGATGCGGCTGGAGTTGCGACCTTGGGGAATCTCAGTCTCAATTATTCGACCTGGAACAATCGCTACACCAATTTGGGATAAATCTTTAACACAAGCCGACATCGATAGAGATAATCTTCCAGAATCCGCGCAACATCTCTACGGACAGGCGATGAATTCAGTCCGCAAACAAGTCGGAATTATGGCAAGCAAGGGAATTGCAGCAGATCTTGTCGCTCAGGCTGTTGTCCACGCACTAACAGCAAAACAGCCTAAAACTAGCTATCTCGTAGGACAAGACGCGAAAATTGCTTCACTGCTCAAGTATTTTTTACCCGATAAAGTTTATGACCGTTTGGTTTTAGCTTCAATGGGTTTATAA